A region of the Stieleria neptunia genome:
TCGAGCGGGACCCGCTACGGCCGGTCGATTGGCCGCACGATCCGAAACCCGTGTTCACGGGACTGGAAATGCGGGAAGTGATGGCCGCGAAACGCCGATCGGGAATTGGGGCGGCGTTGCCACCAGCTTCCGCCGCGAAACACGCGGCGTGTGCCGGTGGTCGGCCCGGTCGGGTCGATCCCCACGTCGGCACAACAATCGGTATAGGTGTCTTCATCAAAGAAGTCAAAGCACCATTCGAAGACGTTGCCGTGCATGTCGTACAGGCCCAACGCATTGGGACGAAGCTGTGCCACCGGATGCGTCTGTTCCAGGGCGTTTGCGACGACCCACGAAGACTGTTGAAAGTCGTTTTCGCCGAATGACCATGGCGTTTCCGTTCCCGCGCGACAGGCATACTCCCATTCCGCCTCGGTCGGCAATCGATAGCCGTCGCCGGCAAGGACTTTGATGTCGCTACCGCGGATGTCGTAGCAAGGTTTCAACCCTTCGCGCTCGCTGAGTCGATTGCAAAATTCGATCGCATCGAACCAGCTGACCGAGTCCACGGGAAAATCGCCGGTGTCCACTCCCTCGACGCGTTTGTGTTTTTCGCCGCCGGCGGAGAACGACGCCGGGTTCTCTCCCATCACCGCTTCGTACTGGGATTGTGTGACTTCCATCGCGGCCACGTACATCGGCCGCGACACACGAACGCGGTGCGCCGGCGTTTCGGTCAGGTAACGATCATGCATGTGTTTGCGTTTGTCTTGGATCGACAGTTGCTGGAGTTCGTCCGGGCTGGTGCCCATCGTGAATTCACCGGGAGGCACCAGGCAGAGTTTCATCCCGATCGAATTGTACGTCGACTCGTCGACATCCAGATCCTTCGCCCATTGATGCCGGATGTTGCGCACGTCCGGTTGGGGGACGGGGGCGAGCAAGGGCTTCGGTGGAAGCCGGTGTTGTGTCAGGTAGACGATTTCGTCGACGTCGAGTGCGCGATCCAATAAAACCAATTCATCCATCAGGATCGAAATGCCCTTGCGTTCGACTTGGGCGCCGATCCGCAGGGGCGCATCGTCACGCCGATGCGAGTTGTCGAAACCGGTGGAGTCGACCAACCGACCGTCCACGTAGAGTCGTAATTCGGTTGCGGTTCTCGCGACGGCAATGTGATGCCAGAACGCGTCAATGTCCGATCTCAATGCTTCAGGATTCGAGTCTTGGCGGGATTCGCTAAAGACGTCGACCATGATCTTACCCGACCGCTGCGATTTCTTTCCGGTCAAGTTGATTGAGAAACCGCTGGTCGGCGCTGCATGACGAAGGATCGGCAACACATCGAATTCGAAGTGCTTCCGTTTGATCCAAAACGCCACGGTCATTTCGTCGTTGAACAAAGCACGCTGCGGATTGACAACGATCGGTTCGGCGATCGCAACGACGTTTAACGAGGCGCGCTCGCCGGGCAGTGGCGCACCGTCGCGAAGCATCAGCCTTCCTTCCGAGACGTCAACGGCAGCGTGCCCGTTTCCGGATCGGTCGGCCAGCCGATTTTCGTCGGCCGTATCAATCGGCCAATAGGCGATCAAGTTGGACGAGAGATTCCACGCCGTCCAGTCCTTTGGCAAGGTGGCCCGCGATGCATCCGGTGACGGTGTTTGCGGCGGCGATTCGGTGCTTGCAATCGGAAGTGCGCTGGGGGCTGCCCGGTCGAAGGGACTGGCGACGAAACCATACCAGGTGAGCATCGAGACGATCAGGAGACCGAGGACGATGGTCCGGCCGCGTAAGCCAAGCCTGTCGTGTCGGTCGACAGACTTTGGCAATTGAGCTTGCGATCGGTGCAGGCTGACGGTGGCGGGGTGGATTCCGCTGGCGGGGCCGATCAAATGCGCATCGCTGATCAGCTCCGCATCGCGCTGATTCAGTTTGGGGCAGGCGACGAGTAGTTTGGCGAGCTGATGATCCTGGGCGAAGGGCAGCAGTCGATCGGCGATTTCGTCCAGGTCTGCCGGCCGCTGTTCCGGCAACCGGCGGACCATCTGGTCGATCAGGGCGACCAGTTGCGGCGGCAGATCGTCTCGCAGCGTCGAAATCGAGGGCGCGTCGCGTGTGGTCAACGCCACCGCACGCTCGACCGCCGTCGTGTTCGCGTCCGCGTGACTGGGCGTCTTGCCACACAGCATCTTCGTCAGTGTCGCACCGAGCGAATAGATGTCGGCGCGATAATCGACGTCGCGACTGTTGAGCCCCTGTTCGGGCGACATGAACTCCAGGGTGCCGATCACCTGGCCGGTCGCGGTCAACTCGTCACGGTCCGAGTGCGGGTCACAGATCGAGGCCAATCCCAGATCCAGAATCTTGACCACCGGCGCCCCCTGGTGATCCAGGGTCAGCATCAGGTTGGACGGTTTGATATCCCGATGGATCAGCCCGGCGCCATGCGCCGCGGCCAAACCGATCGCGGTCTGTCGGGCCAATTCACAAGCGTCGGCGACCGCCAACGGTCGGCAATAACGCAGCAGTTGGGAAAACGTCACCCCGTCGACAAGCTCCATCGCCAGAAACTGGATGCCGTCACGCATGCCGCCATCGGTCGCTGCGACGATGTTCGGATGGCTGATCTTGCCGAGTGCCTTCATCTCGCGGCGAAATCGTCGATTGATCGCCGATCGACCCCGTTTTGAAGCGGTCAGCACCTTGAGCGCGACGATGCGGTCCAGACGCTCGTGCCGCGCCTTGAATACCCGCCCCATGCCTCCCTGCCCAAGATTGGATAACAATTGATACGGACCGATTTTCAAGGGTGGAAACGGATCCCCGGCAGCGTCACGGATGTCGGTCGCGTGTTCCGCATCGCCGCGCTTACTGGACAGCGAACGGACTTTGGAAACCGATTCGATGCAGCCCGATTCCAACTCAAACGGATCACCCTCCCAGTCCCTCAACTCGCGAAGCAAGGAGAGCTCGCGATCGAATGCTTCTGCGGAATCATCGGGAGCGGTCATCGGACGAAGTTCATTCCTTCATTTCCTCGCGCATCCGACGCAAGACGCGATCGGTTGCCCGGCGGACGGCATTCGCAGTCATTGCCAAGTCGCGTCCGACATCCGTTGCGGATTGGTCTTCGATCGTGGTTTGCCAAAACGCTTGCCACGTCGTCTCCTCAAAATCATCGCGAATCATCCGCAGCATTCGAAACAACAGCCCCTTGCTCACTTCATCGTCATCGGGCGGTACGTCGCAACGGAGCAGTTCTGGTACGTCGACCCGCCGGGCTTGCGCCGTCGAATCTGCTTCACCATCATGCGTTTTCTGCAGACGTTCAAAATGCCGAATCAAGGTCATCCGGTTGATTCCCCACAGCCATGCCCGAAAGCTGCCCGCGACACCGGTGGGCGTAAAAGTTTTCAGCCGCGTCGAGACGACTCGAAAGACCTCTTCGGTGACCTCTTGGGCGTCCGCCATCTGCAAGTTGGCACGCCGCGACCAGCGATACACCATCGGTGTGTAGAGATCGGCGAATCGAGCCCAGGCGTGCGGATCTTCATCGCACAGCTGACGGATCAAACCGCTAGCCGTCGTTCCCGATTTTGTTGAATCGTCCCCGCCGACCGATAAGCTCATCAACCTTGTTCCTCCAACCTTCCGCCGTGTGGTCATTCGAGTCGTCTCGACACCCCGACCGATGGACAAGAAAACGGCTATCTTGGGGACTTTTAAAATACCCGTCCAACGGCTGCCGTGCAAACTTAACGGCAGAGAAACGTCCTGAAACTCAACGGAGCGCGGCCTGGTGACACGCTGGTCACAAACTCGGGTCGTGATCCGACCAGACCTCGCGGATGTTCCGCAAGCGCCGCTCCACCGTCGCGACACTGCATTTTTGCTCCGCGGCGATTTCTCGGTTCGAATGCCCCGCCAAACGCATCAATGCGATCTCGCAATCACGATCGTCCAGACGCGAGAGTAACTCCTGGCACGACAACGGGATCTGGTCGATCAGCGATTCGGTCGGCGGTGATTCGACCAGTTCGACGAAGTCCAACAAAATGCTGGGGTAAAAGTCACTCCCGCGGCCGCGGCGTTGTTTAAAAGCATGTTGGTCGCGATGCACGTTGGCCGCTTTGCGTTTCGTGATCACGACCAACAGTTGCCAAAGGTCCTCGCGATTCTGCAATTGCCGAAATCGGCCCTTTCGAGCGCCTTCCCAAATGGCCCGCATCGCCACGATGGCGAGATCATGTTCATCGACGAAGCTGCGCGAGGCTCCGGCAAGTTTTTTATCTGCCAATTGGCAGATCCGCTCGAAATAACGATCCCATAAGGAAGCGACGGCCCGGGAGTCGCCGCGCTTCATATCGGCGATCCACTCCGAAACACTGTCTTGATCGCTGTCGTCTTTTTGGTCACAGGGCATGGACAACAGTGTACCGGATTTCGCAAGGTTTCGGGTTTTGCGATTCAAGGTCACGCATCCTGGTGGGGAAAGGGCTTGCCGTCGTCATGGGGCTGGACCCAAGCCGCGGCAAGGATCATTTTGACGACGACTGGTCAGCGACGCCCCGGCCGCCGATTTTATTCTCAGATTTTCTCTGAATTCAATGAGGGGCAAACGGGGGGCGCCGGGAGATGGTGGCGGACGAGTGCAACTGCGCGCGTCTACAACATTGTAGCGACCCGACCCGACCACGTTTTCCCGTTTCCCCGTCGTGATGGCCGGAAGAATTCGGTGGCGTGATCGGTTGCCGAACACCTACAATCAACTCTGACACTTGATCCAGCCAGCGATGGTGGCCCGCATGAGTTTGCCCCACTCATGATGGGACCTACCGTCGCTGGCTTTTTTTGATGGAGCCGCGACCAGGATCGTGCAGTCCAACCAGGGTCACTTGACCTGATTCCAAACCTTGACGTCGTCGATCTGGACGCCTTCTCCCGCGCAGCGGAAGACGAGCGTCGGCTTTTTCACCCCGAATGTTGGGTGCGTCGTCTTGAGTTGCGTTTGGTCGAGGGTCGCCGTCACGTACGGCCCCCAGGTCGTCAGACGCAATTCGTGCCACTGATCCGCCTGGACCGCTGCGTCAGAGGAGGCGAGCACTTCGTTGGGATCTTCCTGCCGCCGGTTCTTGTCGACATGCTTCATGATCCGCCAGCCGGTGGGCGTGACGATGACCGAAAACAGGTGGCCCTTTTTATCCAGTTCGCCCTTGGCCGGATCGAATCCGAAATGAAAGGCCTTGGTGCCGTCGGAGAGTTTGAAACGCAACTGGTAGACGGCATTGTCGGTTTGCACGGTGTAGCGGGCCGCGGCGGCATGTTTGTCGGCCGACACTTCATTCCCCTGCAGCACGCCGTCGACCACTTTCCAAGCTCCGGTGTTGATGTGCCACCGGTCGCCGAGCGGCCCGTCGAACGATTGATCGACGACCAAATCGCTGTTTTGCGGGGCGACATCGAATTGAGATTCGACGGCGTGGGCGGGCTTGGAATGAACGAGCGCGAGAGCAAGCAACGCGGCCAGCAGTGTTCGTGTTGTCATCGGATTCATGGAGGAGGAGCTTTGGCGGGGAAGGCAGTGGACACCATTGTCGCGACCGGGCAAGTGCGATGGCGCAATCGATCGGCCGCAATGCTACGGTTGCCAGGGCTACGGTTGCCAGGGCTGCGGGCCGTTGTCTTTGGCGCGCAGGAATTTGGCGTCGACGTCCTGGTACCAGCGATGCAGTTTTTTGCGCATCCGTTCAACTCGCTCGGGATGTTGATCGGCGAGATCGTTTTGCTCACCGACGTCCTCGGCCAAGTTGTATAAATGAACCCGGCCGTCCTCGTACCGCTCGACCAGCTTCCAGTCGCCGATTCGAATCGCTCCGCCCGGGAATCCGCCTTGATTGCTGTAGTGCGGGTAGTGCCAATAGATGGCATCGCGATCCAGTTCCGTTTCTCCCTTTAGCAGCGGCACCAGGGAAACCCCGTCGAGGTGTTGTTCGGGTTTCGTGGGCAGACCGGCCAGTTCCAGCAGGGTCGGATAGAAGTCGGTGCTGACGACGGGCACGTCGCACGAATCGGGTGCGTCCTTGATCATCGGGGCGTGCATCATGAACGCTTCACGGATCCCGCCTTCGTAGACCCATCCCTTGCCGCCGCGAAGTGGCAAGTTGCTTGTCGGTGAGCCTTCCGAGGTGGACAGGCCGCCGTTGTCGCTGGTCAAACAGATGATGGTTTCGTCCATCAAGTTCAAGGCTTCGAGCCGATCGATGACGATGCCCACGGCGCGGTCCATCGATTCGACCATGGCGGCGTAGGTCGCGTGGGCCTGCAGCGTTCGGACGCGACGCGGTTGTTTTGCGTTGGGCCAAACCTGTTCTTCATCGGCAAACGCCTCTTGCGTCTCCAATCCCAAACGCTTCGCTTTCTCCTGGTACTTTTTCACCAACGACTCGGGTGCCAGCAACGGGGTGTGAACGCTGTAGAAGGCCAGGTAGGCAAAGAACGGATCGGATTGGTTTTCGGAAATGAAGTTGGCGGTTTCCTGGGCCAAGCGAATCGGCAGGTGCTCGCCATCGGGGCCGTCGGTCAGTCGCGGGTTGCCATAGGGAGAAAAATAACGCTTCCCGCCATACGGTCCGCCTCGGCTGTAACCGCCGAAATTCAGATCAAACCCTTGGCGGGTCGGCCAGAACTCCTCGCTCGGCCCGAGGTGCCATTTTCCGGCAAACATCGTGTGGTAGCCCTGTTGCTTGAATGCTTCGGCCAGGGTGACCTCGCTCAGCGGCATGTGGTCGTTGAGGACCGCGGGCAAAAAACGGCCGGGGCGTTTGCCGGAAAAGAAATTGGTGGCATCGGCGCGGGTGGGGTACCGCCCCGTCAGGATGCTGTAGCGGGTCGGAGAACAAACGGGATTGGCGGCATAGCCGTTGGTGAAATTGGTTCCCCGATCGGCAAGTCGGTCGATGTTGGGCGTTTCGTAGAACGTCTCGGGATTGTTGACGCCCACATCCATGAACCCCAAGTCATCCACCAAGAAAAAGACGACGTTGGGAGACTTGGCGTGAATCGTTTTGCAGGGCAGAAACGTCGTCGCAACAACGCAAACGATCAGGGCGGCAAGGAGTCGTGGGGGCAAACGCATCGGCGATCCAGTACGTGTCGTGTCGGAGTGATGGGGGAGACTGTCGGGCTTAGTGTAACCAACAACTCCCAATTGGGGCTTCGCCCCCGGACATCGAATGAAAGGTTTCGATTCACTCTCTCCCCGGAGAGTCGATTCATTTGCTCCAGGATTTTGCAACCCATTTAGTCTCTCTCCCTCTGGGAGAGACGGCGTTTGCGCAGCAAGCAAACGCCAGAGAGGGCTGGCGGCTCGCGAAAGTCTTAGCGAATTCCGCTACGATCAACTCCGCCACTGATCCAATCGACCTCCCCTCGCTGCGCTCGACCCTCCTGCCAGGAGGGTGACTTTAAAACCGCACGACCTCCTTCTTTCTCCCCCCCTGCAAATTCGGGGGGAGAAGGGAGCCCATGGTTGGCGTGCGAAGGCGACGTCAGCCCCGATCAAGCGGCAACTATTGGTTGAGCTGCTCCTCGATCGTTTCACCGCTGGCGCGGGTTCCGAGTGCACCCCACAATCCATACGGGCTGGGCATTCCGGGGGCCTGGTCGTCGGTGCCATTCCACTTGACGTTCCCCGCGGACGTGTCGCCCGATTCGATCGAATCGGTGATGAAGACGACGGCACCGTCCCCCATCAGGATATGGGTGCCGCCTTGGTGACGGCTGCTCGGTCCGTAGATGCCGATGGTGAACGTGTTGTTGCCGTTGCTGCAGATCTCCCGGTTCGGCGGCAGAATCGAGGTGATGCCGACATTGACGGCCATGCCATTCATCCATTTGTAGCCCCGTTGGACTTCTCGGTTGTTGCTGGCGAAGTCGGTGCCGGGGGCCCAGAACTTGGGGCGATCCGGATCGATTTGATCGGCACACAGACTGGGGTCGTTGATGATCCCGCCACGCTGGGCCACGCGTGTCGTGATTTGGTTGTCACCGAGCGCCGTGTTCATTTCGCCGCCCATGATCGTGTTGGACAGGCCATCAAGCACATCACGGAACCGGGTTTCCTCGCGTGGCACAAACATCCCGCGTGTTGTCGAACGCATCCGTGTCATGCGAGTCCGCGCGATCACCCCGGTTTGATTGCGTCCCCCGTTGTTCTGGAACTGAAT
Encoded here:
- a CDS encoding SUMF1/EgtB/PvdO family nonheme iron enzyme — its product is MTAPDDSAEAFDRELSLLRELRDWEGDPFELESGCIESVSKVRSLSSKRGDAEHATDIRDAAGDPFPPLKIGPYQLLSNLGQGGMGRVFKARHERLDRIVALKVLTASKRGRSAINRRFRREMKALGKISHPNIVAATDGGMRDGIQFLAMELVDGVTFSQLLRYCRPLAVADACELARQTAIGLAAAHGAGLIHRDIKPSNLMLTLDHQGAPVVKILDLGLASICDPHSDRDELTATGQVIGTLEFMSPEQGLNSRDVDYRADIYSLGATLTKMLCGKTPSHADANTTAVERAVALTTRDAPSISTLRDDLPPQLVALIDQMVRRLPEQRPADLDEIADRLLPFAQDHQLAKLLVACPKLNQRDAELISDAHLIGPASGIHPATVSLHRSQAQLPKSVDRHDRLGLRGRTIVLGLLIVSMLTWYGFVASPFDRAAPSALPIASTESPPQTPSPDASRATLPKDWTAWNLSSNLIAYWPIDTADENRLADRSGNGHAAVDVSEGRLMLRDGAPLPGERASLNVVAIAEPIVVNPQRALFNDEMTVAFWIKRKHFEFDVLPILRHAAPTSGFSINLTGKKSQRSGKIMVDVFSESRQDSNPEALRSDIDAFWHHIAVARTATELRLYVDGRLVDSTGFDNSHRRDDAPLRIGAQVERKGISILMDELVLLDRALDVDEIVYLTQHRLPPKPLLAPVPQPDVRNIRHQWAKDLDVDESTYNSIGMKLCLVPPGEFTMGTSPDELQQLSIQDKRKHMHDRYLTETPAHRVRVSRPMYVAAMEVTQSQYEAVMGENPASFSAGGEKHKRVEGVDTGDFPVDSVSWFDAIEFCNRLSEREGLKPCYDIRGSDIKVLAGDGYRLPTEAEWEYACRAGTETPWSFGENDFQQSSWVVANALEQTHPVAQLRPNALGLYDMHGNVFEWCFDFFDEDTYTDCCADVGIDPTGPTTGTRRVFRGGSWWQRRPNSRSAFRGHHFPHFQSREHGFRIVRPIDRP
- a CDS encoding RNA polymerase sigma factor, which produces MSLSVGGDDSTKSGTTASGLIRQLCDEDPHAWARFADLYTPMVYRWSRRANLQMADAQEVTEEVFRVVSTRLKTFTPTGVAGSFRAWLWGINRMTLIRHFERLQKTHDGEADSTAQARRVDVPELLRCDVPPDDDEVSKGLLFRMLRMIRDDFEETTWQAFWQTTIEDQSATDVGRDLAMTANAVRRATDRVLRRMREEMKE
- a CDS encoding ECF-type sigma factor, producing the protein MNRKTRNLAKSGTLLSMPCDQKDDSDQDSVSEWIADMKRGDSRAVASLWDRYFERICQLADKKLAGASRSFVDEHDLAIVAMRAIWEGARKGRFRQLQNREDLWQLLVVITKRKAANVHRDQHAFKQRRGRGSDFYPSILLDFVELVESPPTESLIDQIPLSCQELLSRLDDRDCEIALMRLAGHSNREIAAEQKCSVATVERRLRNIREVWSDHDPSL
- a CDS encoding sulfatase — encoded protein: MRLPPRLLAALIVCVVATTFLPCKTIHAKSPNVVFFLVDDLGFMDVGVNNPETFYETPNIDRLADRGTNFTNGYAANPVCSPTRYSILTGRYPTRADATNFFSGKRPGRFLPAVLNDHMPLSEVTLAEAFKQQGYHTMFAGKWHLGPSEEFWPTRQGFDLNFGGYSRGGPYGGKRYFSPYGNPRLTDGPDGEHLPIRLAQETANFISENQSDPFFAYLAFYSVHTPLLAPESLVKKYQEKAKRLGLETQEAFADEEQVWPNAKQPRRVRTLQAHATYAAMVESMDRAVGIVIDRLEALNLMDETIICLTSDNGGLSTSEGSPTSNLPLRGGKGWVYEGGIREAFMMHAPMIKDAPDSCDVPVVSTDFYPTLLELAGLPTKPEQHLDGVSLVPLLKGETELDRDAIYWHYPHYSNQGGFPGGAIRIGDWKLVERYEDGRVHLYNLAEDVGEQNDLADQHPERVERMRKKLHRWYQDVDAKFLRAKDNGPQPWQP
- a CDS encoding DUF1559 domain-containing protein; this translates as MRRNSRRAFTLVELLVVIAIIGILVGLLLPAVQAAREAARRMSCSNNFKQIGLAFHNYHSTYKNLPRNRGGTYRYGNNTQARTPVPPGAPYGGNNFFNLSALVGILPFVEQQALWDQISNPFAVQEPASAQGLFFSAMGPQVAMSLAEHGQFQYDPWLTNIPSYRCPSDPGVGFPAQGRTNYGVALGDSIQFQNNGGRNQTGVIARTRMTRMRSTTRGMFVPREETRFRDVLDGLSNTIMGGEMNTALGDNQITTRVAQRGGIINDPSLCADQIDPDRPKFWAPGTDFASNNREVQRGYKWMNGMAVNVGITSILPPNREICSNGNNTFTIGIYGPSSRHQGGTHILMGDGAVVFITDSIESGDTSAGNVKWNGTDDQAPGMPSPYGLWGALGTRASGETIEEQLNQ